Proteins encoded in a region of the Neodiprion virginianus isolate iyNeoVirg1 chromosome 2, iyNeoVirg1.1, whole genome shotgun sequence genome:
- the LOC124298617 gene encoding B9 domain-containing protein 1-like isoform X1, with product MSVEGEFFLSVTGSIEYANFYDIDNVYCKYGYHFGPDWSIVRGIEEGLTQMSKKSTDARQVAVWNFPLDIAFKSINPQGWPQLILSVYGLDCFGHDVVRGYGVCHLPLATGTHTKKVAVYVPQSSSILQQFIAWFSGRRPELIDPTILATGGGRELTRMISQGTITVRFNVSMKDFFKLGYSNGQQADR from the exons ATGTCAGTCGAGggtgaatttttcttatcagTGACAGGATCGATCGAGTACGCAAACTTCTATGACATTGATAACGTGTATTGCAAATATGGATACCACTTTGGACCGGACTGGAGCATCGTCAGG GGAATCGAGGAGGGGCTTACGcaaatgagtaaaaaaagCACCGACGCTCGCCAGGTTGCTGTTTGGAACTTCCCTCTCGATATTGCGTTCAAGAGTATCAATCCCCAGGGAT GGCCTCAGTTGATTCTGTCAGTTTACGGTTTGGACTGTTTTGGCCATGATGTGGTTAGAGGCTACGGAGTTTGTCACTTGCCACTCGCGACTGGCACGCACACAAAAAA GGTGGCTGTGTATGTTCCGCAATCTTCTTCGATATTGCAACAATTTATTGCCTGGTTCTCCGGAAGGAGACCGGAACTAATAGATCCAACGATACTCGCAACTGGCGGAGGGCGAGAGC tgACGAGGATGATTTCCCAGGGAACTATTACAGTGCGTTTTAACGTATCGAtgaaggatttttttaaactgggTTACAGCAACGGCCAGCAGGCGGATAGGTAA
- the LOC124298617 gene encoding B9 domain-containing protein 1-like isoform X2, whose amino-acid sequence MSVEGEFFLSVTGSIEYANFYDIDNVYCKYGYHFGPDWSIVRGIEEGLTQMSKKSTDARQVAVWNFPLDIAFKSINPQGWPQLILSVYGLDCFGHDVVRGYGVCHLPLATGTHTKKVAVYVPQSSSILQQFIAWFSGRRPELIDPTILATGGGRERILFFQ is encoded by the exons ATGTCAGTCGAGggtgaatttttcttatcagTGACAGGATCGATCGAGTACGCAAACTTCTATGACATTGATAACGTGTATTGCAAATATGGATACCACTTTGGACCGGACTGGAGCATCGTCAGG GGAATCGAGGAGGGGCTTACGcaaatgagtaaaaaaagCACCGACGCTCGCCAGGTTGCTGTTTGGAACTTCCCTCTCGATATTGCGTTCAAGAGTATCAATCCCCAGGGAT GGCCTCAGTTGATTCTGTCAGTTTACGGTTTGGACTGTTTTGGCCATGATGTGGTTAGAGGCTACGGAGTTTGTCACTTGCCACTCGCGACTGGCACGCACACAAAAAA GGTGGCTGTGTATGTTCCGCAATCTTCTTCGATATTGCAACAATTTATTGCCTGGTTCTCCGGAAGGAGACCGGAACTAATAGATCCAACGATACTCGCAACTGGCGGAGGGCGAGAGC ggatattattttttcagtgA
- the LOC124298613 gene encoding aconitate hydratase, mitochondrial-like, whose protein sequence is MSYCVRVFKAQRLAGFATDIQQRCFSVSPLSFAAAKVAMSKFDQTTYLPYDKLEENIKIVKKRLNRPLTLSEKVLYSHLDEPQTQDVVRGTSYLRLRPDRVAMQDATAQMAMLQFISSGLPKVAVPSTIHCDHLIEAQIGGTEDLARAKDVNKEVYNFLKTAGAKYGVGFWNPGSGIIHQIILENYAFPGLLMIGTDSHTPNGGGLGGLCIGVGGADAVDVMANIPWELKCPKVIGVKLTGQLKGWTSPKDIILKVAGILTVKGGTGAIVEYFGPGVDSISCTGMATICNMGAEIGATTSVFPYNGRMQDYLKATGRGEISVAADQYKESLLTADSNAKYDQVIELDLSTLEPHVNGPFTPDLAHPISKLGETAKKNGWPNEIKVGLIGSCTNSSYEDMGRCASIAKQAMKHGIKSKSTFNVTPGSEQIRATIERDGIAETLRQFGGVVLANACGPCIGQWDRQDIKKGDKNTIVTSYNRNFTGRNDANPATHAFVTSPELVTALSIAGRLDFNPVMDKLKGADGKEFLLDDPFADELPSRGFDPGQETYDHPPADGSSVKVDVDPKSQRLQLLDPFDKWDGKDLTDLVVLIKAKGKCTTDHISAAGPWLKYRGHLDNISNNMFIGAVNAENGEVNKIKNQLTGEWGAVPDVARHYKKNGVRWVTIGDENYGEGSSREHAALEPRHLGGRAIIVKSFARIHETNLKKQGMLPLTFADPSDYDKIQPTDKINLLGLKDLAPGKPIKAEIKHKDGKVDTITLNHTFNEQQIGWFKAGSALNRMKEVALGK, encoded by the exons AGGCTAGCTGGGTTTGCTACCGACATCCAACAAAGATGTTTCAGCGTGAGTCCGTTGAGCTTCGCCGCCGCAAAGGTGGCGATGTCCAAATTCGACCAAACTACCTACCTTCCCTACGACAAACTCGAAGAGAACATCAAAATCGTGAAGAAACG ACTCAACCGACCACTGACATTATCTGAAAAGGTTTTGTACTCTCACCTGGATGAACCGCAGACGCAAGATGTTGTCCGTGGAACGAGTTACCTCAGATTACGACCAGACCGTGTTGCTATGCAGGATGCTACAGCACAGATGGCAATGCTGCAGTTCATTAGCTCCG GTCTCCCCAAAGTCGCTGTGCCCTCGACCATCCACTGCGATCACTTGATCGAAGCTCAAATTGGTGGAACTGAAGATTTGGCCCGAGCCAAGGACGTAAATAAGGAAGTATACAATTTCCTGAAGACAGCTGGTGCCAAGTACGGCGTTGGATTCTGGAACCCTGGATCCGGTATCATCCACCAAATTATTCTGGAAAACTACGCGTTTCCTGGGCTGCTGATGATTGGTACAGACTCTCACACACCGAACGGAGGAGGCTTGGGCGGCTTGTGTATTGGTGTTGGTGGAGCTGACGCTGTTGACGTGATGGCCAATATTCCGTGGGAATTGAAGTGCCCCAAAGTTATTGGTGTCAAGTTGACTGGCCAGCTCAAAGGTTGGACGAGTCCGAAGGACATCATTCTGAAG GTTGCAGGTATCCTGACGGTGAAAGGAGGCACTGGAGCGATTGTAGAATACTTTGGCCCTGGTGTGGACAGCATTAGCTGTACTGGTATGGCCACGATTTGTAACATGGGTGCGGAAATTGGTGCTACGACTTCAGTTTTTCCGTACAATGGACGCATGCAGGATTATCTGAAGGCGACTGGACGTGGGGAAATTTCCGTTGCGGCTGATCAGTACAAGGAGAGTCTCCTCACTGCTGATTCCAACGCTAAATACGATCAGGTCATCGAATTGGATCTTTCAACGCTGGAGCCACATGTCAACGGACCGTTTACACCCGACCTCGCTCACCCTATTTCCAAATTGG gTGAAACTGCAAAGAAAAATGGATGGCCAAATGAGATAAAAGTCGGTCTCATTGGATCGTGCACAAACAGTTCTTACGAAGACATGGGCCGATGTGCAAGCATTGCCAAGCAGGCCATGAAGCACGGAATTAAGTCCAAATCCACCTTCAACGTAACTCCTGGCTCTGAGCAAATTCGTGCCACCATCGAGCGCGACGGAATT GCCGAAACGCTTCGTCAATTCGGAGGCGTCGTTCTCGCTAACGCGTGTGGTCCTTGCATTGGGCAATGGGATCGTCAAGACATCAAAAAGGGCGACAAAAACACTATCGTAACATCGTACAACCGCAACTTCACTGGTCGTAACGACGCAAACCCGGCAACTCACGCTTTCGTAACAAGTCCAGAGCTGGTAACAGCGTTGTCAATCGCTGGACGATTAGATTTCAACCCGGTTATGGACAAACTGAAGGGCGCTGACGGCAAAGAGTTCTTGCTGGACGATCCATTCGCTGACGAACTGCCCAGCCGTGGCTTCGACCCTGGCCAAGAAACGTACGACCATCCTCCGGCTGACGGTAGCTCAGTCAAAGTTGACGTCGATCCCAAATCTCAAAGGCTTCAGCTTCTGGACCCGTTCGACAAATGGGACGGCAAAGATCTTACCGATCTAGTCGTCCTTATCAAAGCGAAGGGAAAATGTACGACCGATCACATATCCGCCGCTGGACCGTGGCTAAAGTACCGTGGTCACTTGGACAACATTTCTAACAACATGTTCATCGG TGCCGTCAATGCGGAAAACGGCGAAGTCAACAAAATCAAGAACCAGCTTACGGGAGAGTGGGGAGCTGTTCCCGATGTTGCTCGACATTACAAAAAGAATGGCGTCAGATGGGTAACTATCGGCGATGAAAACTACGGTGAAGGTTCGTCTCGGGAACACGCTGCTCTCGAGCCCAGACATCTTGGAGGACGTGCCATAATTGTGAAGAGTTTTGCTAGGATCCACGAAaccaatttgaaaaaacaggGTATGCTTCCATTGACTTTCGCTGACCCAAGTGATTACGACAAAATCCAACCAACTGACAAGATCAACCTCCTTGGTCTCAAGGATTTAGCTCCTGGAAAG CCTATCAAGGCAGAAATCAAACACAAAGACGGAAAGGTTGACACCATCACTTTGAATCACACGTTCAATGAGCAGCAGATTGGTTGGTTCAAAGCAGGCTCAGCGTTGAACCGTATGAAGGAAGTAGCCCTAGGAAAGTAG